Proteins co-encoded in one Opitutus terrae PB90-1 genomic window:
- a CDS encoding C4-type zinc ribbon domain-containing protein has translation MRTLVEAMLEAQPTLMQKAQNQVTRRTVLKRLEEKVPAPVLSHYLRMVDQGRKGATVVRNGVCSGCHLRVASGIVAALARQTDLHLCDNCGAYLMLAPEEMPQSHAAEPAPEPVAVKTRKPRVRRVVEV, from the coding sequence ATGAGAACTCTCGTTGAGGCGATGTTGGAGGCGCAGCCGACGCTGATGCAGAAGGCGCAGAATCAGGTGACGCGCCGCACGGTGTTGAAACGGTTGGAGGAAAAAGTTCCTGCGCCCGTGCTGTCGCACTACCTGCGGATGGTCGATCAGGGCCGCAAAGGTGCGACCGTGGTGCGCAACGGCGTTTGCTCCGGGTGTCATCTGCGCGTCGCATCGGGCATTGTCGCGGCGCTGGCCCGACAGACCGACCTGCATCTTTGCGATAACTGCGGCGCCTACCTGATGCTTGCGCCGGAGGAGATGCCACAGTCGCACGCGGCCGAGCCCGCGCCCGAACCGGTGGCGGTCAAGACCCGCAAGCCGCGTGTGCGTCGCGTCGTCGAAGTCTGA
- a CDS encoding PTS sugar transporter subunit IIA: MTLADLTRDRLCVPACRGRDATSVLLELSLAFAEAGVVSDSLSLYNAALNEYFLTDRDVLGSVAYPVCRLSAIEAPVFAVARSREPYTWRDGFSSVRWVFLILTPQVQSRRLSRLLAAISELAHDDAALASLALAGNRDELLERLRTVELPGGEPLTPGLAANLDPALPATRS; the protein is encoded by the coding sequence ATGACGCTGGCGGATTTGACCCGCGATCGGTTGTGCGTCCCCGCATGTCGGGGGCGCGACGCCACGAGCGTGTTGCTCGAACTGAGTCTCGCGTTTGCCGAGGCGGGCGTGGTGTCTGATTCGCTCTCGCTCTACAACGCCGCGCTCAACGAATACTTCCTCACCGATCGCGACGTGCTTGGGAGCGTGGCTTATCCGGTCTGCCGGCTGAGCGCGATCGAGGCGCCGGTGTTTGCCGTGGCGCGCAGCCGTGAGCCCTACACGTGGCGCGATGGGTTCTCGTCGGTGCGCTGGGTGTTCCTGATTCTCACGCCGCAGGTGCAGTCGCGCCGACTGTCGCGGCTGCTCGCGGCGATCTCCGAACTGGCCCATGACGATGCCGCGCTAGCCTCGTTGGCGCTGGCCGGCAATCGGGACGAACTGCTGGAGCGGTTGCGGACGGTGGAGCTGCCGGGCGGCGAGCCGCTGACGCCGGGCCTGGCCGCGAATCTCGATCCGGCGCTGCCGGCGACCCGGAGCTGA
- a CDS encoding carboxymuconolactone decarboxylase family protein, whose amino-acid sequence MFLLNEMDELWEQFSSKAYRPNVLDGKTKEIIAVSASVVADCLPCLEYHYKRAVKAGASREEIAESIAIAMSISAGSKKAKYFPVISRLENEQASAVGPA is encoded by the coding sequence ATGTTCCTTCTCAATGAAATGGATGAGTTGTGGGAGCAGTTCTCGAGCAAGGCCTACCGGCCCAATGTGCTCGACGGAAAGACCAAGGAAATCATCGCCGTCTCGGCCTCGGTGGTCGCCGATTGCCTGCCGTGCCTGGAGTACCATTACAAGCGCGCCGTTAAGGCAGGCGCCTCGCGCGAGGAGATCGCGGAATCCATCGCGATCGCCATGTCGATCTCCGCCGGGAGCAAAAAGGCAAAATACTTCCCGGTAATCAGCCGCCTGGAAAATGAACAAGCGTCAGCCGTCGGACCAGCGTAG
- a CDS encoding aldo/keto reductase produces MNSTVLPQQSRTLGKSGLKVSPLGLGCWPIGGRMIFRGQPGYYGDVDDDESTRAIHAALDAGVTLFDTADCYGAGHSEEVLGRALAQRRSEVVIATKFGNRFDPVTRHVDGEDVTPGYIRQACQASLTRLRTNVIDVYLIHCWTVSAAAADDAMAALESLCEEGLIRTYGWSTDDLAQVERLVDAPRFGAMQIEANVFNPGGPALELCARRNWGALARSPLAMGLLSGRYDANSRFSAESVRGGGQPWVKFFRDAQPAPEYLHQLDAVREILQSGGRTLVQGALAYLWGRSPIVVPIPGFRNAAQARENAAAMEAAPLAASQVAEIDHLLDQVRRAEPPQKTSRHS; encoded by the coding sequence ATGAACTCGACCGTGCTTCCGCAGCAATCGCGCACCCTCGGCAAATCGGGATTGAAGGTCAGCCCGCTCGGACTCGGCTGCTGGCCGATCGGCGGCCGCATGATCTTTCGCGGGCAGCCGGGCTACTACGGCGACGTGGACGACGATGAATCGACCCGCGCCATCCACGCGGCGCTCGACGCGGGCGTGACGCTTTTTGACACCGCGGACTGCTACGGAGCTGGGCACAGTGAGGAGGTGCTCGGTCGTGCGCTCGCCCAGCGTAGGTCGGAGGTCGTGATCGCGACCAAATTCGGCAACCGGTTCGACCCCGTGACGAGGCACGTCGACGGCGAGGATGTAACGCCGGGATATATCCGGCAGGCGTGCCAGGCCTCACTGACCCGATTGCGGACGAATGTGATCGACGTCTATCTGATCCATTGCTGGACGGTGTCAGCGGCCGCGGCGGATGACGCGATGGCGGCGCTCGAGTCACTGTGTGAGGAAGGACTGATCAGGACCTACGGCTGGAGCACGGACGACTTGGCGCAAGTCGAGCGCCTAGTGGATGCCCCGCGGTTCGGGGCGATGCAGATCGAGGCCAACGTGTTCAATCCCGGCGGGCCGGCGCTGGAACTGTGCGCACGCCGTAATTGGGGAGCGCTCGCGCGCTCGCCGCTCGCAATGGGCTTGTTGAGCGGCCGCTATGATGCGAACTCCCGCTTCAGCGCTGAGAGCGTGCGCGGCGGCGGGCAGCCGTGGGTAAAGTTCTTCCGTGATGCGCAGCCCGCGCCCGAGTATTTGCACCAGCTGGACGCAGTCCGTGAGATCCTGCAGTCGGGTGGTCGGACGTTGGTGCAGGGGGCGTTGGCGTATTTGTGGGGCAGGTCGCCAATCGTCGTGCCGATCCCTGGATTCCGGAACGCGGCCCAAGCGAGGGAAAACGCCGCCGCGATGGAAGCGGCCCCGTTGGCCGCCTCACAGGTCGCCGAGATCGATCACCTGCTGGATCAGGTTCGTCGCGCTGAACCGCCGCAGAAAACATCACGCCATTCGTGA